In Gemella massiliensis, a single window of DNA contains:
- a CDS encoding DUF3343 domain-containing protein codes for MVEEGLVVFNNTHDAIKADDICLKKGNGASLIPTHPSISVGCGFMLKIAWEKFDELVKLLHGEQIEYKGLYYSKKIGIKRMVVELKDYELK; via the coding sequence ATGGTAGAAGAAGGTTTAGTAGTATTTAACAATACTCATGATGCGATAAAGGCTGATGATATTTGTTTAAAAAAAGGAAATGGAGCTTCGCTTATTCCAACTCATCCCAGTATATCAGTAGGTTGTGGTTTTATGCTGAAAATAGCTTGGGAAAAATTTGATGAATTGGTAAAATTACTTCATGGCGAACAAATAGAATACAAGGGGCTGTACTATTCGAAAAAAATAGGAATTAAAAGAATGGTTGTTGAATTGAAAGATTATGAGTTAAAATAA